From Pyxicephalus adspersus chromosome 7, UCB_Pads_2.0, whole genome shotgun sequence, a single genomic window includes:
- the LOC140336128 gene encoding oncomodulin-1-like has protein sequence MSCVLSEENINAALAECKEPGSFKASKFFITSKMNELKPDELLKIFEKLDNNGDKSLDKDDIVKFLQKFQPCNRLLTEPEVCDFLADGDPDQDGEIGVQEFQDMVLKSATK, from the exons ATGAGCTGTGTACTCAGTGAAGAAAATATTAATGCTGCTTTGGCAGAATGCAAAG AACCGGGCAGTTTTAAAGCATCCAAATTCTTTATTACTTCTAAGATGAATGAACTAAAACCCGATGAACTGCTTAAAATCTTTGAGAAGCTTGACAACAATGGGGATAAGAGTCTGGATAAAGATGATATTGT aaaatttctgcaaaaattCCAACCCTGTAACCGTTTGTTGACTGAACCAGAGGTATGTGACTTCTTGGCTGATGGTGACCCTGATCAAGATGGTGAAATTGGGGTCCAAG AATTCCAGGACATGGTTTTAAAATCTGCAACAAAGTGA